In a single window of the Elaeis guineensis isolate ETL-2024a chromosome 8, EG11, whole genome shotgun sequence genome:
- the LOC105034299 gene encoding fructokinase-1-like, translating into MENVKAEPGLVVSFGEMLIDFVPTVAGVSLAEAPGFLKAPGGAPANVAIAVTRLGGRSAFVGKLGDDPFGRMLVAILRDNGVVDAGITLDSRARTALAFVTLREDGEREFMFYRNPSADMLLTESELNLDLIRSATIFHFGSVSLIAEPCRSAHLKAMEVAKEAGALLSYDVNLRLLLWPSPAEAREQIMSIWDQADIIKVSDAELEFLTGEAAPVEDEIAMKLWHPSLKLLLVTIGEKGCKYYAKDFHGVVESFAVQQVDTTGAGDAFMGSLLRKIVEDKSALQDEKKLREVLRFSNACGAITTTKKGAIPSLPNESEVMQLLERV; encoded by the exons ATGGAGAACGTCAAGGCCGAGCCAGGCCTGGTGGTGAGCTTCGGCGAGATGCTCATCGACTTCGTGCCGACGGTCGCCGGCGTGTCTCTGGCCGAAGCCCCCGGCTTCCTGAAGGCCCCCGGCGGCGCCCCGGCCAACGTCGCCATCGCCGTCACCCGGCTCGGCGGCCGCTCCGCCTTCGTCGGCAAGCTCGGCGACGACCCGTTCGGCCGCATGCTGGTAGCGATCCTCCGCGACAACGGCGTCGTCGACGCCGGCATCACCCTCGACTCCCGCGCGCGCACCGCGCTCGCCTTCGTCACCCTCCGCGAAGACGGCGAACGCGAGTTCATGTTCTACCGCAACCCGAGTGCCGACATGCTTCTCACCGAGTCGGAGCTCAATCTTGATCTCATCAGAAGC GCTACAATTTTCCACTTTGGATCAGTAAGCTTGATTGCAGAGCCCTGCAGATCTGCGCATCTGAAGGCAATGGAGGTGGCGAAGGAAGCCGGTGCACTACTCTCCTACGACGTGAATCTccggttgctgctgtggccatcgcCGGCGGAGGCCCGAGAGCAGATCATGAGCATATGGGACCAGGCTGACATCATTAAGGTCAGCGATGCCGAGCTGGAATTCCTTACCGGGGAGGCGGCGCCGGTCGAAGATGAGATAGCCATGAAGCTCTGGCATCCAAGTTTGAAGCTTCTCTTGGTCACCATTGGAGAAAAGGGATGCAAATACTACGCAAAG GATTTCCATGGAGTCGTCGAATCCTTTGCTGTCCAACAGGTGGATACAACAGGAGCAGGTGATGCATTCATGGGTTCATTGCTGCGCAAGATCGTTGAGGACAAATCAGCTTTGCAA GATGAGAAGAAATTGAGGGAAGTACTGAGATTTTCCAATGCATGTGGGGCAATCACCACTACCAAGAAGGGAGCAATCCCTTCTTTGCCAAATGAATCAGAGGTCATGCAATTACTGGAAAGAGTGTGA